A window from Luteitalea sp. encodes these proteins:
- a CDS encoding response regulator, with amino-acid sequence MCSSICPGLGRDGPPQRGCRAGDPGASPRRPAGAFTPSRSALRRTSRRLRPTGFEGRRPDDEPMTTVRALVVDDEKPARDRLRRLLQRDARVQFVGCSVSGADAIRAVEEAARAGEPVHLLFLDVQMPELDGFGVISTLVHRLENQQVPAVVFVTAYDEYALQAFDAHAVDYLLKPFSDERFEASLDRALRHVRAGHAEALLSQMQALLETIGQPQEPDGVSPSSAHGSAPLDRIVLKGVGRVRLLPVQQITWIEAAGMYVKLHTRDGAAHLHRSLLGQLDAVLDKQRFIRVHRSAIVNIDLIDELQPDAHGDYIVVLKDRTEIRLGRRYRARLQHRLGQGL; translated from the coding sequence ATGTGCAGCTCGATCTGCCCTGGCCTAGGTAGGGACGGGCCACCCCAGCGCGGCTGCCGCGCTGGGGACCCCGGCGCCTCGCCGAGGCGTCCGGCCGGCGCGTTCACGCCTTCGCGCTCCGCGCTACGGCGGACGAGTCGGCGATTGCGCCCTACCGGGTTCGAAGGCAGGCGCCCGGATGATGAACCCATGACGACTGTTCGCGCGCTCGTGGTCGACGACGAGAAACCTGCTCGGGATCGTCTTCGGCGTTTGCTGCAGAGGGACGCGCGAGTTCAGTTCGTTGGCTGCTCTGTTAGCGGCGCTGACGCCATCCGGGCAGTCGAGGAAGCGGCGCGCGCCGGGGAGCCCGTGCATCTGTTATTCCTCGATGTGCAGATGCCAGAGCTGGATGGCTTTGGCGTCATCTCCACGCTCGTCCATCGCTTGGAGAACCAGCAGGTGCCGGCTGTCGTATTCGTGACGGCCTACGATGAGTACGCCCTTCAAGCGTTCGACGCGCACGCCGTTGACTACCTTCTGAAGCCGTTCAGCGACGAGCGCTTCGAGGCATCGCTCGACCGGGCCCTCCGCCACGTGCGCGCAGGCCATGCGGAGGCGTTGCTGTCGCAGATGCAGGCGTTGCTCGAGACCATTGGACAGCCGCAGGAGCCCGACGGTGTGTCACCCTCGTCGGCGCATGGGAGCGCACCGCTCGATCGCATCGTGCTCAAAGGCGTTGGTCGCGTTCGCCTGCTGCCGGTTCAACAGATCACCTGGATTGAAGCCGCCGGCATGTACGTGAAGCTTCACACGCGCGACGGCGCTGCGCACTTGCATCGCAGTCTCCTGGGCCAGTTGGACGCGGTGCTCGACAAACAACGGTTCATACGCGTTCATCGATCGGCCATCGTCAACATCGATCTGATCGACGAGCTGCAGCCCGACGCCCACGGTGACTACATCGTGGTGCTGAAGGATCGCACGGAGATCCGCCTCGGTCGACGCTATCGGGCCAGACTGCAACATCGACTGGGCCAGGGGCTCTGA
- a CDS encoding amidohydrolase family protein has protein sequence MRRQDAIRRPMRTRLVFSSALIASLLPFQGALANQVDTMPERGLALVGGTIYVSPTEDPIRDGVVLTQGGKIAAVGPRALVRIPKGTEILDCSGLTVVAGLWNSHVHFIERKWADASEIPAPELREQLQAMLVRYGFTSVFDTGSMWANTRRLRDRIESGDIPGPRIRSTGEILFPKGGAPPELILDVSGSMRVTMPEVADAAEALAAARKHLDAGTDGIKLYAATWAPPIVSLPESAIRAAADEAHRRKKPVFAHPSNREGLLAAVRGGADILVHTAPQSGPWDEATLAAMKKAGVAVIPTLKLWRYELRHDRISDLERFAGMGVDQLRAWLGTGGEVLFGTDVGYMDDYDPSDEYALMAEAGMSASQILSSLTVVPAKRFGDSARLGRIATGLAADLAVLSEDPSKNVRAFAAVRYTIRNGTVIYQASQ, from the coding sequence ATGCGACGCCAAGACGCGATCAGGAGGCCCATGCGAACCAGACTGGTTTTTAGCTCTGCTCTTATCGCGTCTCTCCTGCCCTTCCAGGGCGCCCTCGCCAATCAGGTCGATACGATGCCAGAACGAGGCCTCGCTCTCGTTGGCGGCACGATCTACGTCAGCCCGACGGAGGACCCGATACGCGACGGCGTCGTTCTGACCCAAGGGGGCAAGATCGCGGCGGTAGGCCCACGCGCATTGGTCCGGATCCCGAAGGGAACCGAGATCCTCGACTGCTCCGGCCTGACGGTCGTCGCGGGGCTCTGGAACAGCCACGTGCACTTCATCGAGCGGAAGTGGGCGGACGCATCGGAGATCCCGGCGCCGGAGCTCAGGGAGCAGCTTCAGGCAATGCTCGTACGGTATGGCTTTACGAGCGTGTTCGACACCGGGTCGATGTGGGCGAACACGCGACGCCTTCGTGACCGCATCGAGTCCGGCGACATACCGGGGCCGCGCATTCGCTCGACTGGTGAAATTCTGTTTCCGAAGGGCGGGGCCCCACCAGAGCTGATCCTGGACGTCTCAGGGTCGATGAGGGTCACCATGCCCGAGGTCGCCGACGCCGCGGAAGCGCTTGCGGCCGCGCGGAAGCATCTCGACGCAGGCACGGACGGGATCAAACTGTACGCCGCCACGTGGGCACCGCCCATTGTCAGCCTTCCCGAGAGCGCGATTCGAGCTGCCGCCGATGAAGCCCACCGCCGAAAGAAGCCGGTGTTCGCTCATCCCTCCAACCGCGAGGGCCTGCTTGCCGCCGTGCGCGGTGGAGCCGATATCTTGGTGCACACCGCTCCCCAATCCGGCCCGTGGGACGAGGCGACCCTGGCTGCAATGAAGAAGGCGGGAGTTGCTGTGATCCCCACGCTGAAGCTGTGGCGGTACGAGCTACGCCACGACCGCATCTCGGATCTCGAGCGGTTTGCCGGAATGGGCGTCGACCAGCTTCGAGCGTGGCTTGGTACAGGCGGGGAGGTGTTGTTCGGCACCGATGTGGGCTACATGGATGACTACGATCCGAGCGATGAGTACGCGCTCATGGCCGAGGCTGGCATGAGCGCGTCCCAGATCCTTTCCTCTCTCACCGTCGTGCCAGCCAAGCGATTTGGAGATTCGGCGCGACTCGGACGCATTGCCACCGGTCTCGCCGCCGATCTCGCCGTTCTCAGCGAGGATCCCTCCAAGAACGTTCGAGCCTTTGCTGCAGTCCGATACACGATTCGCAACGGTACAGTGATCTACCAAGCAAGCCAATGA
- a CDS encoding acetylxylan esterase, producing MGVEISGSRHYTAGTWRSEPVSTLSRRELVQWAGGLAAAHVVGLDAQTSAPSDYIGPLTGVTKGIEDRQFDPVVYTRDLYAAAPRRLRFRARTRGEAEEWQKTLRTKLTELVGDLPTERPPLRPITLETRTFPGYTREKVVFDSRPGVSVLAYLLLPVKARPPAAVMICVPGHGRGVDDIVGIDEQGSDRTDKPGYAHDFAIQVAEAGMAALAIEPMGFGCRRDPINARKGLDRKACEPVAGGALLVGQTMIGWRVWDVMRTLDYIATRSELDQSRVGCMGISGGGTVTLFSTALDQRIRVALVSGYLNTFRDSIGSLAHCIDNYVPGILNWAEMHDVGGLIAPRPLFVESGERDNIFPIRASIESFNEVQKIYSVFGAQDQVEQEVFPDEHLFWGKRGIPFLARHLNV from the coding sequence ATTGGCGTGGAGATCTCCGGCTCGCGGCACTATACTGCGGGCACTTGGAGGTCTGAGCCAGTGTCAACTCTTTCTCGTCGCGAGCTCGTGCAGTGGGCTGGCGGGCTGGCGGCCGCGCACGTCGTCGGGCTCGACGCACAGACATCCGCGCCTTCTGACTATATCGGTCCGCTGACCGGGGTGACGAAGGGCATCGAAGACCGCCAATTCGATCCGGTCGTATACACGCGCGATCTGTACGCGGCCGCACCGCGGCGGCTCCGATTTCGCGCGCGCACGCGCGGTGAAGCCGAGGAGTGGCAGAAGACCCTCCGCACGAAGCTGACCGAGCTGGTCGGAGACTTGCCGACGGAGCGCCCGCCGCTTCGCCCCATCACGCTCGAGACGCGCACCTTCCCCGGTTACACGCGGGAGAAGGTCGTGTTCGACAGCCGGCCCGGCGTCAGCGTGCTTGCGTATCTGCTACTTCCGGTGAAGGCACGTCCGCCAGCAGCGGTCATGATCTGCGTGCCCGGCCACGGCCGCGGTGTCGACGACATCGTCGGCATCGACGAGCAGGGGAGCGATCGGACCGACAAGCCAGGCTATGCGCACGACTTCGCCATCCAGGTCGCCGAAGCCGGCATGGCGGCCCTCGCGATCGAGCCGATGGGCTTCGGCTGCCGTCGGGACCCCATCAACGCTCGCAAAGGCCTCGACCGAAAGGCGTGCGAGCCTGTGGCAGGCGGCGCCCTGTTGGTTGGCCAGACGATGATCGGCTGGCGTGTGTGGGACGTCATGCGGACGCTCGATTACATCGCAACGCGCTCCGAGTTGGATCAAAGCCGCGTTGGTTGCATGGGGATCTCCGGAGGCGGCACCGTCACGCTCTTCTCGACGGCGCTCGATCAGCGCATCCGCGTTGCTCTCGTGAGCGGGTACCTGAACACGTTTCGGGACAGCATCGGGAGCCTCGCTCACTGCATCGACAATTACGTTCCTGGGATTCTCAACTGGGCCGAGATGCACGACGTCGGGGGTCTGATAGCGCCGCGACCGCTATTCGTGGAGTCCGGGGAGAGAGATAACATCTTCCCGATTCGCGCGAGCATCGAGAGCTTCAATGAGGTGCAAAAGATCTACAGCGTCTTTGGAGCACAGGATCAGGTCGAGCAGGAGGTCTTTCCAGACGAGCATCTCTTCTGGGGCAAGCGCGGCATCCCGTTCTTGGCGCGTCACCTGAACGTCTGA
- a CDS encoding aminotransferase class I/II-fold pyridoxal phosphate-dependent enzyme has product MLVRLDGNGRLNQRLYRGLRAAIREGRFAPGSRLPSTRSLARDLGLSRNVVLTAFAQLVDEGYAEGRGGSGTFVSSTLPDPLLAPSPYGARTKAPEAHPRLSAHADRVLALAPLPAVGRPPRAGLRYDFRYGVPAVAEFPQQIWSRLVARRARRMSINTLRYGRALGFSPLCEAIADYVRRARGVAATAEQVIIVNGSQQALDLVARLLIDRGARVAIEEPAYLSARQVFAAAGASLLPVPVDEHGIDVSQLPHGKDVRLAYVTPSHQFPLGGVLPLGRRLELLRWADEAGGWVVEDDYDSEFWYDGRPVEAIQGLDSTGRVIYIGTLSKVLFPSLRLGYLIAPEPIVPALAALKFLMDRHAPTFEQEVLADFITEGHFERHVRRARARNASRRAAMLDSFRELLGDRVEIVGENAGIHMVVWLRGTPAACMHDLIARAADRGLGIYSVAPHYLEPPATTGLLLGYACLTEREIRDGVRLLAEVIETLGK; this is encoded by the coding sequence ATGCTCGTACGACTCGACGGAAATGGGCGGCTCAACCAGCGCCTCTATCGGGGTCTTCGCGCGGCGATTCGCGAGGGACGATTCGCGCCAGGCTCACGACTGCCGTCGACGCGCTCGCTCGCACGCGACCTCGGACTGTCGCGAAACGTTGTTCTCACGGCGTTCGCGCAGCTCGTCGACGAGGGATACGCCGAAGGCAGAGGCGGCTCGGGCACGTTCGTCTCCTCGACGCTCCCCGATCCGCTCCTCGCACCGTCTCCATACGGTGCGCGGACCAAGGCGCCAGAGGCACATCCGCGGTTGTCGGCGCACGCCGATCGGGTGTTGGCGCTCGCACCGCTGCCGGCCGTCGGCCGTCCGCCGCGGGCGGGCCTCCGATATGACTTTCGATACGGGGTGCCCGCCGTGGCGGAGTTTCCACAGCAGATCTGGAGCCGGCTCGTTGCACGGCGCGCTCGGAGGATGTCCATCAACACGCTGCGGTACGGACGTGCGCTTGGATTCTCTCCGCTGTGCGAGGCAATCGCGGACTACGTGAGACGCGCGCGCGGCGTCGCAGCCACTGCCGAGCAGGTCATCATCGTCAACGGCTCGCAGCAGGCCTTGGATCTCGTCGCGCGCCTCTTGATCGATCGCGGCGCTCGCGTCGCCATCGAAGAGCCGGCCTACTTGTCGGCACGACAGGTGTTTGCCGCAGCCGGCGCGAGCCTGCTTCCGGTTCCGGTCGACGAGCACGGCATCGATGTCTCCCAACTGCCGCACGGCAAGGATGTCCGTCTCGCATACGTCACTCCCTCGCACCAGTTCCCGCTCGGTGGTGTGCTGCCGCTCGGGCGGCGGCTCGAGCTACTGCGATGGGCAGACGAAGCGGGTGGGTGGGTCGTGGAGGACGACTATGACAGCGAGTTCTGGTACGACGGCCGGCCGGTGGAGGCCATTCAAGGCCTCGATTCAACCGGTCGGGTCATCTACATCGGCACGCTGTCGAAGGTGCTCTTTCCGTCGTTGCGCCTGGGCTACCTAATCGCGCCGGAGCCGATCGTGCCGGCGCTGGCGGCGCTCAAGTTCCTGATGGATCGCCACGCGCCAACGTTCGAGCAAGAGGTGTTGGCGGACTTCATCACCGAGGGACACTTCGAGCGCCACGTGCGCCGGGCGAGAGCGCGGAATGCCTCGCGGCGCGCTGCCATGCTCGACAGCTTTCGCGAGCTGCTGGGGGATCGCGTCGAGATCGTCGGCGAGAACGCCGGCATACACATGGTCGTCTGGCTGCGCGGCACGCCCGCTGCGTGCATGCATGATCTCATAGCGCGTGCAGCGGACCGCGGACTGGGGATCTATTCGGTCGCGCCGCATTACCTCGAGCCGCCAGCCACCACCGGGCTGCTCCTGGGCTACGCGTGCCTGACCGAGCGGGAGATTCGTGACGGCGTGCGCCTGCTCGCCGAGGTGATCGAGACGCTGGGCAAATAG
- a CDS encoding sulfatase-like hydrolase/transferase: MRTLAATLLVLLAACGGQAPPRAEARPPNIVLIMTDDQGWAQLGVHGDDVLKTPNLDRLASESVELTRFYVSPVCAPTRASLMTGRYNYRTGVVDTWLGRAMMHPDEVTLAEMLSAAGYHTGIFGKWHLGDNYPMRPIDQGFDEALVHRGGGIGQPSDPPGSSYFDPILQHNGVQEQHEGYCTDVFFDAALRFIEQTRDRPYFLYLATNAPHAPYQVPDEYRKRYAALGLDDKDARIYGMITNIDDNVGRLVAALERLGDAEDTVLIFMTDNGPTTRRYAAGLRAQKSSVYEGGIRVPFFLRWPARLEPRKMDVMAAHIDVTPTLLDAAGAAKPARVQLDGRSLMPLVDGRTNDWPERTLYIQSHRGDEPQRNRAFAAVSQRWKLTQPLSFSEPPPANAPLELYDLAADPAEEHNLASAHPELIQKMKQGYDEWFEDVSPSRGYAPPKIHIGTAHENPVWLTRQDWRVVGEDGWGDGSLGYWEVDVRTPGRYDIHFHFDAQETPGRAELALGDAKRRIAFRQGDQEVVFEDVELAAGPGTLEARLRRGDKIEGVWFVEVQK, from the coding sequence ATGCGCACCCTTGCGGCCACTCTTCTCGTCCTTCTTGCCGCATGCGGAGGCCAGGCCCCGCCACGGGCGGAGGCCAGGCCGCCCAACATCGTCCTGATCATGACGGACGATCAAGGCTGGGCTCAGTTGGGCGTGCATGGCGACGATGTCTTGAAGACGCCGAACCTGGATCGCCTGGCCAGTGAGAGCGTCGAGCTCACTCGCTTCTATGTCTCGCCCGTCTGCGCGCCGACACGCGCCAGCTTGATGACCGGCCGATACAACTACCGCACGGGCGTCGTCGACACCTGGCTGGGCCGGGCGATGATGCACCCTGACGAGGTCACACTGGCTGAAATGCTAAGTGCGGCTGGATACCACACGGGCATCTTCGGCAAGTGGCACCTTGGCGACAACTACCCGATGCGACCGATCGATCAGGGATTCGACGAAGCGCTGGTCCACCGCGGCGGCGGCATCGGGCAGCCTTCCGATCCACCGGGCTCCAGCTACTTCGATCCGATCCTCCAGCACAACGGTGTGCAAGAGCAGCACGAAGGCTATTGCACCGACGTGTTCTTCGATGCCGCGCTCCGGTTCATCGAGCAGACCCGCGATCGGCCCTATTTCCTCTATCTCGCCACCAACGCGCCGCACGCGCCGTACCAGGTGCCAGATGAGTACCGTAAGCGCTACGCGGCGCTGGGCCTCGACGACAAGGATGCCCGCATCTACGGGATGATCACCAACATCGACGATAACGTGGGGCGTCTCGTGGCGGCCCTCGAGCGGCTTGGTGACGCCGAGGACACCGTGCTCATCTTCATGACCGACAATGGACCGACGACGCGCAGGTACGCCGCCGGTCTGCGGGCGCAGAAGAGCAGCGTCTACGAGGGCGGCATCCGCGTGCCGTTCTTTCTACGCTGGCCCGCACGGCTCGAGCCCCGCAAGATGGATGTGATGGCCGCTCACATCGACGTTACGCCGACGCTGCTGGACGCCGCGGGCGCGGCGAAGCCTGCGCGCGTGCAGCTCGACGGCCGCAGCTTGATGCCGCTCGTCGACGGGCGCACGAACGACTGGCCCGAGCGCACGCTGTACATCCAGAGCCATCGCGGCGATGAGCCGCAGCGGAATCGTGCGTTCGCGGCGGTGTCACAGCGCTGGAAGCTGACGCAGCCTTTGAGCTTCAGCGAGCCGCCGCCGGCGAACGCACCACTGGAGCTCTACGACCTCGCCGCCGATCCAGCGGAGGAGCACAACCTTGCCAGCGCCCACCCCGAGCTGATTCAGAAAATGAAGCAAGGCTACGATGAATGGTTCGAGGATGTGTCTCCTTCCCGCGGCTATGCACCGCCGAAGATCCATATCGGGACAGCTCACGAAAACCCCGTGTGGCTCACGCGGCAAGACTGGCGTGTTGTCGGCGAAGACGGTTGGGGCGACGGCAGCCTCGGCTACTGGGAGGTCGATGTGAGGACGCCCGGCCGGTACGATATCCACTTCCATTTCGACGCCCAGGAAACCCCAGGCCGCGCCGAGCTCGCGTTGGGCGATGCCAAACGGAGAATCGCATTCCGACAAGGAGATCAGGAGGTCGTTTTCGAGGACGTCGAGCTCGCCGCCGGACCAGGGACGCTCGAGGCACGGCTGAGGCGTGGAGACAAGATCGAGGGGGTGTGGTTCGTCGAAGTGCAAAAGTAG
- a CDS encoding methyltransferase domain-containing protein: MNQRTFWNTVAATKTFSHPLDLSRFSSLVSREAGVLDYGCGYGRLCRELRSAGYSNIIGVDPSSAMIDRARAENPGITFQNLDSDTLPFSAVSFDAVLLFSVLTCIIDDREQRLLVQEIERVLRRGGILYVSDLLLQEDDRNRERYDEGLRSFGRYGVFELEPGVTFRHLPRAWVDELMSGFMPLDFVEIDVTTMNGNRAKAFQFWGAKR, encoded by the coding sequence ATGAACCAACGGACGTTTTGGAACACGGTTGCTGCGACGAAGACCTTCTCCCATCCGCTCGACCTGTCTCGTTTCTCATCGCTGGTCTCTCGTGAAGCCGGCGTGCTGGATTACGGGTGCGGGTACGGACGCCTGTGTCGCGAGCTGCGATCCGCCGGCTACTCCAACATCATCGGCGTCGATCCGTCGAGCGCGATGATCGACCGCGCACGGGCCGAGAACCCTGGAATCACGTTCCAGAACCTGGACAGCGACACCCTGCCATTCAGTGCTGTGTCATTCGACGCGGTGCTCCTCTTCAGCGTGCTGACGTGCATCATCGACGACCGAGAGCAGCGCTTGCTCGTGCAGGAGATCGAGCGAGTGCTGCGGCGGGGCGGAATCCTCTACGTCAGCGACCTCCTGTTGCAGGAGGACGACCGTAATCGAGAGCGGTACGACGAGGGGCTTCGGTCGTTCGGTCGGTACGGCGTGTTCGAGCTCGAGCCGGGCGTCACGTTTCGGCACCTGCCGCGTGCCTGGGTGGACGAGCTGATGAGCGGATTCATGCCGCTTGATTTCGTCGAGATCGACGTCACGACCATGAACGGGAACCGGGCGAAGGCATTTCAATTCTGGGGCGCCAAGCGCTGA
- a CDS encoding PadR family transcriptional regulator — MADNDLQLLQGTLDVLVLKTLSWGPRHGYEIARWIKDTTDAELQVEDRALYVSLHRMEERGWLESEWGLTENNRKAKYYQLTREGRRQLAAKGDRWARYAAAVFKVLQTA, encoded by the coding sequence ATGGCCGACAACGACCTCCAACTGCTGCAGGGGACGCTCGACGTGCTCGTGCTCAAAACACTCTCCTGGGGACCACGGCACGGCTACGAGATCGCGCGCTGGATCAAGGACACTACCGACGCCGAGCTGCAGGTGGAGGATCGCGCGCTCTATGTGTCGCTGCATCGTATGGAAGAGCGCGGTTGGCTGGAGAGCGAGTGGGGTCTCACAGAGAACAACCGGAAGGCCAAGTACTACCAGTTGACACGCGAAGGACGCAGGCAACTGGCGGCCAAGGGAGACAGATGGGCGCGCTACGCCGCCGCTGTCTTCAAAGTTCTTCAGACCGCGTGA
- a CDS encoding FtsX-like permease family protein, with amino-acid sequence MKRIRGIRSLFRFPTSERDVPNEVEDEIAFHLEERTRELRGQGMEPGVARAKALREFGDVTEARTELAEIGRRRVRQTRRSNWWSDLRQDIRYAWRALLRSPRFTVVAVLTLALGIGATTAIYTVVDAVLLRPLTVSDPERLVVLQEQKRNNPPNASASPANFFDWQKQARSFSSMAYFTQAPLNLTGQGEPQEAQVQPASANLFSTLGVQPLLGRTFRPEEDAPQDEEVGSVAVLGYALWQSRYGGDPAILGRTIWIDDLPAEVVGVMGPDFQMLDSKPDLWIPLGIVQGNRTSMGRFVRVVARLRPGVTLEQAQGEMRVIARRLEAAYPEFNTRWGVAVLPARERVVGDVRPALLVLMGAVAMLLLIACTNVASLLLGQASTRRQEIAMRLSLGATRGRVVRQVLTESLVLSVLGGVIGLAAATIGTRALVRSLPESVQFPRLDGVTVDWRVLTFALVVIVLTGLLFGLAPALFSSRTDLQGSLRDASHSHTAGRGTMLLRNSLVVTEVALALMLLVGAGLLLRSFQKLQAVDTGMRPEGVLTLRMSLGSEAYDEDDASRAFLARLLTSVQRLPNVQAVGMVSHLPLSDEGSMGHTAYRADRPAPAPGEKPGVDTRIAGGDYFAAQGIRLLRGRTFDERDHAGSANVLVINEALGRQQFPGEDPLGKRLTGGGERSEGEIIGVVEDVRARNITDEPKSALYRPFVQVPDGTPLHLVIRTAGDPIALAGAVREEVHRLDPSLPVANVRTMEAVVADATARSRLSSYLLAAFAALALFLAAIGLYGILSHVVVQRRSEIGVRVALGADRRTILQLFVGQGMRLTAAGVALGLVGALALTHLLRSLLFGVTTTDAPTFVVVPLLLVAVAALACYLPASRAARLDPATTLRAQ; translated from the coding sequence ATGAAGCGCATCCGAGGGATCCGGTCCCTGTTTCGGTTCCCCACGTCGGAACGCGATGTCCCGAACGAGGTGGAGGACGAGATTGCGTTCCACCTGGAGGAGCGCACGCGAGAGCTGAGAGGCCAGGGCATGGAGCCTGGCGTGGCGCGCGCAAAGGCGTTGCGGGAGTTCGGCGACGTCACGGAGGCGAGAACGGAGTTGGCGGAAATCGGCCGCCGACGCGTGCGTCAAACCAGGCGTTCGAACTGGTGGAGTGACCTGCGGCAGGACATCCGCTACGCCTGGCGCGCGCTGCTCCGATCTCCGCGCTTCACGGTGGTCGCGGTGCTGACGCTGGCGCTGGGGATCGGCGCCACGACGGCTATCTACACGGTGGTGGACGCGGTCCTGTTGCGGCCGCTCACCGTCAGCGATCCGGAGCGGTTGGTTGTGCTGCAAGAGCAGAAGAGGAACAACCCGCCGAACGCATCGGCCTCGCCGGCCAACTTCTTCGACTGGCAGAAGCAGGCAAGGTCGTTCTCCTCGATGGCCTATTTTACCCAGGCCCCTCTGAACCTGACGGGCCAGGGCGAGCCACAGGAAGCGCAGGTGCAGCCGGCCAGCGCCAACCTGTTCTCCACGCTCGGTGTGCAGCCGCTTCTGGGTCGCACGTTCCGCCCGGAGGAGGACGCCCCACAGGACGAGGAGGTGGGCAGCGTCGCGGTGCTCGGCTATGCCCTCTGGCAGAGTCGTTACGGCGGTGATCCTGCCATCCTGGGAAGGACCATCTGGATCGACGACTTGCCAGCAGAGGTGGTGGGCGTGATGGGGCCCGATTTCCAGATGCTGGACTCCAAACCCGATCTGTGGATCCCGCTCGGAATCGTGCAGGGCAACCGTACGTCCATGGGCCGCTTCGTCCGGGTCGTCGCTCGGCTAAGGCCGGGTGTCACCTTGGAGCAAGCGCAGGGCGAGATGCGGGTGATCGCCCGCCGCTTGGAAGCAGCGTACCCCGAGTTCAACACGCGCTGGGGTGTCGCCGTGTTGCCAGCACGCGAGCGAGTCGTGGGCGATGTGCGGCCGGCGCTCCTCGTGCTCATGGGTGCGGTTGCAATGCTTCTGCTGATCGCTTGCACGAACGTGGCGAGCCTGCTGCTGGGACAGGCCAGCACGAGACGGCAAGAGATCGCGATGCGCTTGTCGCTGGGGGCAACGCGCGGACGCGTCGTTCGCCAGGTGCTCACAGAGAGCCTCGTGCTGTCCGTTCTTGGCGGCGTCATCGGGTTGGCGGCTGCAACGATTGGGACTCGCGCGCTCGTGCGCTCGCTGCCAGAAAGCGTTCAATTCCCTCGGCTGGACGGCGTGACCGTCGACTGGCGGGTCCTCACGTTCGCGCTGGTGGTCATCGTCCTGACCGGGCTGCTCTTCGGGCTCGCTCCAGCCCTCTTCTCCAGCCGAACAGATCTGCAGGGCTCGCTTCGTGACGCCAGCCATAGTCACACGGCCGGGCGCGGCACGATGCTGTTGCGCAATTCGCTCGTCGTGACGGAGGTGGCACTGGCGTTGATGCTCCTGGTCGGCGCGGGACTGCTACTGCGGTCGTTTCAGAAACTCCAGGCGGTAGATACAGGGATGCGCCCGGAGGGCGTGCTCACGCTCAGGATGTCGCTTGGTTCTGAGGCCTACGACGAGGATGACGCGAGCCGCGCTTTCCTGGCGCGGCTGCTTACATCGGTGCAGCGGCTGCCAAATGTCCAAGCGGTCGGCATGGTATCGCATCTTCCCCTCAGCGACGAGGGATCGATGGGGCACACTGCGTACCGAGCGGATCGTCCGGCACCAGCCCCTGGCGAAAAACCAGGCGTCGACACGCGGATCGCGGGCGGTGACTACTTCGCAGCGCAGGGAATTCGACTACTGCGCGGCCGCACCTTCGATGAGCGCGACCATGCCGGGTCGGCGAATGTCCTCGTGATCAACGAGGCGCTCGGCCGGCAGCAATTTCCGGGAGAGGACCCCCTTGGGAAACGTCTGACCGGCGGAGGAGAGAGATCCGAGGGTGAGATTATTGGCGTGGTGGAGGACGTGCGTGCAAGGAACATTACCGATGAGCCGAAGTCGGCCCTTTACCGCCCCTTCGTGCAAGTACCGGACGGCACGCCGCTACACCTCGTCATTCGGACAGCAGGCGACCCGATCGCGCTCGCGGGTGCAGTGCGGGAAGAGGTGCACCGACTGGATCCGAGTCTCCCGGTAGCGAACGTGCGCACCATGGAGGCCGTGGTTGCCGATGCCACGGCGCGCTCGCGCCTGAGCAGCTATCTGTTGGCGGCGTTCGCCGCACTTGCGCTCTTCCTTGCTGCCATCGGACTCTACGGCATCCTCTCGCACGTGGTCGTGCAGCGGCGCAGCGAGATCGGCGTGAGGGTAGCACTTGGAGCAGATCGCCGTACGATCCTGCAGCTCTTCGTTGGTCAGGGAATGAGGCTCACGGCTGCCGGCGTGGCGCTGGGCTTGGTGGGCGCGCTCGCACTCACACATCTGCTGCGCTCGCTCCTCTTCGGCGTGACCACGACCGACGCACCTACCTTCGTGGTGGTCCCACTGCTACTGGTGGCTGTGGCCGCCTTGGCCTGCTACCTACCGGCGAGCCGCGCGGCCCGGCTGGACCCCGCAACCACGCTGCGGGCGCAGTAA